One Spinacia oleracea cultivar Varoflay chromosome 4, BTI_SOV_V1, whole genome shotgun sequence DNA segment encodes these proteins:
- the LOC130460030 gene encoding calmodulin-interacting protein 111-like, giving the protein MHSSELEPAHQQECCCLVPPGCSKTLMARPVASEAGLNFLAVKCPELFSKWVDESEKAVRSLFAKARANAPSVIFFDEIDNLVVIRGKESDGVSVADRVMSQLLVELDGLHGRVNVTVIAATNRPDKIDPALLRPGWFDRLLYVGPPSEIDRVDVFHVHLRKMPCGFDVDVSELAHLTEGCTGADISSICREAAISAIEENLNCSEVKMEH; this is encoded by the exons ATGCATTCGAGCGAATTGGAACCTGCCCACCAACAGGAGTGTTGTTGTTTGGTCCCCCCTGGATGCAGCAAAACGCTCATGGCCCGTCCTGTAGCTTCTGAGGCAGGACTGAATTTTCTGGCTGTCAAGTGTCCAGAGTTATTCAGCAAGTGGGTTGATGAATCTGAGAAGGCTGTTAGATCTCTTTTTGCCAAAGCAAGAGCTAACGCGCCATCAGTTATATTTTTTGATGAAATAGACAATCTTGTTGTCATCCGTGGAAAGGAAAGTGATGGTGTTTCAGTTGCAGATAGGGTCATGAGTCAACTTTTGGTTGAATTGGATG GTCTACATGGAAGAGTTAATGTTACTGTTATTGCTGCTACAAATCGTCCTGACAAGATTGATCCTGCCCTTCTTAGACCAG GGTGGTTTGATCGACTCCTATATGTTGGACCCCCTAGTGAAATAGATCGTGTTGACGTATTTCATGTTCATTTGCGTAAAATGCCTTGCGGTTTTGATGTTGATGTAAGCGAGCTGGCTCATCTCACTGAAGGTTGTACTGGTGCTGACATATCTTCGATCTGCAGGGAAGCAGCAATTTCAGCAATTGAA GAGAACCTAAATTGTTCAGAAGTAAAGATGGAGCACTAA